A window of the Dissulfuribacter thermophilus genome harbors these coding sequences:
- the mreC gene encoding rod shape-determining protein MreC, with product MTEKKRSLRQFKFVIGAIVLIGIFVILARMNHDFYTLISNLVLEPTGPVKERLNGPSTYLHELFRDLSSFNRLRTENRKLRIEIAELRRQLNMYREASLENVRLKSLLRMKNSIQDDFLVCQVVGYDLTPWISIVTVNRGVNDGVFPDAVVLSGGGVAGRVLNSSLHYSRVMLISDRNSRIPALIQRTRVRGILEGLGEGRCQLSYVEKGADVIVGDKVITSGIGGYFPKGLLLGTVTKVDKDTEHDDLFQLIEVNPTSDLGRLEELLILKRKKAILGE from the coding sequence TTGACTGAAAAAAAGAGGTCTTTAAGACAATTTAAATTCGTAATTGGTGCTATTGTTCTCATAGGCATCTTTGTCATCCTGGCCCGGATGAACCACGATTTCTATACCCTTATTTCTAATCTTGTTTTGGAACCAACGGGGCCTGTAAAAGAGCGTCTAAATGGCCCCTCAACCTATCTCCATGAACTCTTTCGGGACTTGTCTTCCTTTAATCGGCTACGGACAGAGAATAGAAAGCTAAGGATAGAGATAGCAGAGCTGAGACGGCAGTTGAACATGTACAGAGAGGCTTCTTTAGAAAATGTAAGGCTAAAATCATTACTCAGAATGAAGAATTCCATTCAGGATGACTTTTTAGTGTGTCAGGTGGTCGGTTATGATTTGACTCCATGGATCTCTATTGTAACTGTTAATCGAGGGGTCAATGACGGAGTATTTCCTGATGCTGTAGTCCTGTCAGGGGGTGGTGTGGCTGGACGAGTTCTAAATTCGTCCCTTCATTACAGTCGAGTAATGCTTATATCTGATAGGAATAGCCGGATCCCTGCACTTATACAAAGGACAAGAGTTCGAGGGATTCTTGAAGGGCTGGGTGAGGGACGCTGTCAGCTTTCTTATGTAGAAAAGGGGGCTGACGTCATAGTAGGAGATAAGGTGATCACATCCGGCATTGGCGGCTATTTCCCAAAAGGGTTACTCCTTGGAACAGTGACCAAAGTGGACAAAGACACTGAACACGACGATCTGTTTCAGTTGATAGAGGTGAACCCCACAAGTGATCTTGGACGTCTAGAAGAGCTTTTGATTCTCAAGAGAAAGAAGGCTATTTTAGGAGAATAA
- a CDS encoding rod shape-determining protein, whose protein sequence is MIFDSLLGWLSSDMAIDLGTANTLVYVKGKGIVLREPSVVAVKKDAKVQRVLAVGKEAKMMLGKTPGNIVAIRPMKDGVIADFEVTEAMLRYFIRKVHNRRTLVRPRIIVSVPSGITQVEKRAVRESAESAGAREVYLIEEPMAAAIGAGLPITEPTANMVVDIGGGTTEVAVISLAGIVYSKSVRVAGDKMDEAILQYIKRKHNLLIGEHSAERIKIEIGNVLPEPPFDQVEIKGRDLVSGVPKTVTINAEEIRDAINEQVETIVEAVKSALEHTPPELSADIVDKGIVLTGGGALLRNLDKLLRDETGLPIIIADDPLSSVVLGSGQALDNLNILKEVMIA, encoded by the coding sequence ATGATATTCGATTCATTACTCGGTTGGTTATCAAGTGATATGGCCATTGACCTTGGCACTGCCAATACCCTTGTCTATGTCAAGGGTAAAGGGATTGTGCTTAGGGAACCTTCTGTCGTAGCAGTAAAAAAGGATGCCAAGGTACAGAGAGTCCTTGCTGTGGGCAAAGAGGCCAAGATGATGCTGGGTAAGACCCCTGGAAACATAGTGGCCATAAGGCCCATGAAGGACGGGGTCATTGCGGACTTTGAAGTCACCGAGGCCATGCTCCGGTATTTTATAAGGAAGGTTCACAACCGGCGCACCTTGGTAAGGCCAAGGATTATAGTGAGTGTACCTTCTGGAATTACACAAGTAGAGAAACGTGCAGTAAGAGAGTCGGCAGAATCAGCAGGAGCTAGAGAGGTCTATCTCATAGAAGAGCCCATGGCAGCGGCAATTGGAGCAGGGCTTCCCATAACAGAGCCTACAGCCAATATGGTTGTAGACATTGGGGGCGGTACCACTGAGGTGGCAGTTATTTCCCTTGCTGGCATTGTGTATTCAAAATCCGTGCGTGTTGCAGGGGATAAGATGGATGAGGCAATACTCCAATATATAAAGAGGAAGCACAATCTCCTTATTGGAGAACACTCTGCAGAAAGGATCAAGATAGAGATAGGAAATGTATTGCCTGAACCCCCCTTTGATCAGGTTGAGATAAAGGGAAGAGATCTAGTATCTGGAGTACCCAAGACTGTAACAATCAACGCCGAAGAAATTAGGGACGCCATAAATGAGCAGGTGGAGACAATTGTAGAGGCAGTTAAGAGCGCATTGGAACACACTCCACCAGAACTTTCTGCAGATATAGTAGATAAAGGTATCGTTCTCACAGGAGGTGGTGCCCTTTTGAGGAACCTTGATAAACTCCTTAGGGATGAGACAGGACTCCCTATAATCATCGCGGATGATCCCCTTTCATCAGTGGTACTTGGCTCAGGCCAGGCCCTAGATAATCTAAATATTTTAAAAGAGGTGATGATCGCCTAA
- the dfsP gene encoding DUF166 family (seleno)protein DfsP, which produces MKVIVFEERGSGRRKIQGIETYGKGIQIIDVIDVGGPFPEFVEEPEDLVQGDFSVDLCLNFVKHPDISQYIVDLYTEKGIPVVASGQKVKGAITPFTCCGLGEYSSLGQYGRLFGVPKLKVRVEQNRIVDVEVLRGAPCGITWEKAKSLVGLDPDEALSTFGRIIQYECVADPSNFDPISQKSQLHYAGDVHIKALKKALELVKLG; this is translated from the coding sequence ATGAAGGTTATAGTGTTTGAAGAACGTGGTTCTGGTAGACGAAAGATACAGGGTATTGAGACCTATGGTAAGGGCATTCAGATAATTGATGTTATAGATGTGGGAGGCCCTTTCCCTGAGTTTGTGGAAGAGCCTGAAGATCTTGTGCAAGGGGACTTTTCAGTAGATCTTTGTCTTAACTTCGTAAAACACCCTGATATATCCCAATACATAGTAGACCTTTATACTGAGAAGGGGATCCCAGTAGTGGCCTCTGGGCAAAAGGTAAAGGGGGCAATAACACCCTTTACATGCTGTGGGCTCGGAGAGTATTCCTCGCTAGGGCAATATGGAAGATTATTTGGGGTCCCAAAGTTAAAGGTCAGGGTGGAGCAAAACAGGATAGTGGATGTGGAGGTATTGAGGGGTGCTCCTTGTGGAATAACATGGGAAAAGGCGAAGTCCTTAGTGGGACTTGATCCTGATGAGGCACTGAGCACATTTGGAAGGATCATTCAATATGAATGTGTGGCAGATCCTTCAAATTTTGATCCCATCAGCCAAAAGAGCCAACTGCACTATGCAGGAGATGTGCACATAAAGGCCTTAAAAAAAGCCTTAGAATTGGTTAAATTGGGATAG
- a CDS encoding iron-containing alcohol dehydrogenase codes for MEKFEFYNPTKIIFGGGEVTKIGDVLKGTVETVLLVMGSGSARHTGAFQKVKDSLESSGVRFEILEGVKSNPLLSKVREGIKIAREKKLDGVLALGGGSVMDSAKAIAAGAVMDDRDIWDAFLGKAEIKSALPVFTIPTLAASGSEMNGYMVITDEQSGHKLATASILLYPKVSILDPELTYSVSKDYTAYGGVDAVCHLMEPYFNGPAPFTPVQDALAEGLMRTIMEATEGCISDPTSYEHRGAMMWGATLALNGLTKAGVGDHHFPVHLIEHAVSAIYNVPHGAGLAALLPGWMRYFSQKRPERLIKFSTNVMGVEEQADSMATIEMGIEAFSAWLKSIDVPICLGDLNIGEDAIDAIAENALVQSKIWGMEKVYDRDTIREVLSFAL; via the coding sequence ATGGAAAAGTTTGAATTTTACAATCCAACCAAGATAATATTTGGTGGAGGAGAAGTGACAAAAATAGGGGATGTGCTCAAAGGGACTGTGGAAACAGTCCTTTTGGTCATGGGCTCCGGTAGTGCAAGGCACACAGGGGCATTTCAAAAGGTAAAAGATTCTTTAGAGAGCTCTGGTGTCCGTTTTGAAATACTTGAAGGCGTTAAGTCGAATCCACTGCTCTCAAAGGTTAGAGAAGGGATAAAAATAGCGAGAGAAAAAAAACTTGATGGAGTTCTTGCCCTAGGTGGGGGAAGCGTAATGGACAGTGCCAAGGCCATAGCCGCTGGGGCTGTAATGGATGATCGAGACATCTGGGACGCCTTTCTTGGAAAGGCCGAAATAAAAAGTGCGCTGCCTGTCTTTACAATTCCGACTCTAGCGGCTTCAGGTTCTGAGATGAATGGTTACATGGTTATTACCGACGAACAATCCGGGCATAAGCTCGCCACCGCTTCTATATTGCTCTATCCAAAGGTATCCATATTGGATCCTGAACTCACATATTCTGTGTCAAAGGATTACACGGCCTACGGCGGTGTGGATGCAGTGTGTCATCTCATGGAACCCTATTTTAATGGCCCTGCCCCTTTCACTCCTGTTCAGGATGCCTTGGCAGAAGGGTTAATGAGGACAATCATGGAAGCGACTGAGGGCTGTATTTCTGATCCTACTTCCTATGAACATAGGGGGGCAATGATGTGGGGAGCGACCCTTGCTTTAAATGGTCTTACAAAGGCAGGTGTAGGCGATCATCATTTCCCTGTACATCTCATCGAACACGCCGTAAGTGCCATATATAACGTGCCTCATGGGGCAGGCTTGGCAGCACTCTTGCCAGGGTGGATGAGGTACTTTTCCCAAAAGAGGCCAGAGAGATTGATCAAATTCTCCACCAATGTAATGGGGGTGGAAGAGCAGGCAGACAGCATGGCAACTATTGAGATGGGGATAGAGGCATTTTCCGCATGGTTGAAATCCATAGATGTACCCATTTGCCTTGGTGATTTAAATATTGGAGAAGATGCCATTGACGCAATTGCAGAAAATGCTCTGGTTCAGTCGAAGATTTGGGGTATGGAAAAAGTCTATGATAGGGATACAATCAGGGAGGTGTTGAGTTTCGCCCTTTGA
- a CDS encoding lipid-binding SYLF domain-containing protein, with amino-acid sequence MMMGFSKTIKMGLIVFFSMFFLSTEMVLAGGEQQRLQNALAVLKEAQAIPERTIPKELFKRCRAIAIFPSVYKGSFIIGGSFGRGVIFARDPKSNKWFGPVFLTIGGGSFGWQIGVKSTDLILVVMNDRGLRPFFRGNFTLGGEVGVSAGPVGRELEASTDITLRSEIYSYSRSKGFFAGISLEGTYIAHDYNADEAFWKKPYTPREILEGRVSVIPESAKAIITYLEKLGK; translated from the coding sequence ATGATGATGGGATTTTCAAAGACAATCAAAATGGGTCTAATTGTGTTTTTTTCAATGTTTTTTTTATCTACTGAAATGGTATTGGCAGGGGGTGAACAACAACGGTTGCAAAATGCCCTTGCTGTGCTCAAAGAAGCCCAAGCTATACCGGAAAGGACTATTCCAAAAGAGCTCTTTAAAAGATGTAGGGCAATAGCAATTTTTCCATCTGTATACAAAGGTAGCTTTATTATTGGCGGGAGCTTTGGAAGAGGTGTTATTTTTGCCAGAGATCCCAAAAGTAATAAGTGGTTTGGCCCGGTATTTCTTACGATTGGTGGCGGGAGCTTTGGATGGCAGATAGGGGTAAAATCCACAGATCTAATATTGGTCGTGATGAATGATAGGGGACTTCGCCCCTTCTTTAGAGGAAACTTTACTCTCGGCGGTGAAGTTGGAGTATCAGCCGGCCCAGTTGGGAGAGAGTTAGAGGCATCCACTGATATCACCTTAAGGTCGGAAATATACTCTTATTCAAGGAGTAAGGGCTTTTTTGCAGGTATTTCACTGGAAGGAACATATATTGCCCATGACTACAATGCAGATGAGGCCTTTTGGAAGAAGCCTTATACGCCAAGGGAAATATTGGAAGGTCGTGTATCAGTCATTCCAGAGTCAGCCAAGGCAATAATTACCTATCTGGAGAAGTTGGGGAAATAA
- the speD gene encoding adenosylmethionine decarboxylase, whose amino-acid sequence MDTIEYGFGQHLMLDGYGCDREKLMDLNGIYDFLSRYPDEINMTKIMPPYVFKYSGKVPEDWGISGFVLIAESHISIHTFPEKLYLSLDIFSCKAFDSDAAIEHIKKIFDIKKVEIKLLDRGHEFPKVIRKVHHFLRNERANMTV is encoded by the coding sequence ATGGACACAATCGAATACGGCTTTGGTCAGCACTTAATGTTGGACGGTTACGGCTGTGACAGGGAAAAACTTATGGATCTTAATGGTATCTACGATTTCTTAAGCAGATACCCAGATGAGATTAACATGACAAAGATAATGCCTCCTTACGTATTTAAATACTCAGGCAAAGTGCCAGAAGATTGGGGGATATCTGGTTTCGTTCTCATCGCAGAGAGTCATATCAGCATCCATACGTTCCCTGAAAAGCTATACTTGAGCCTTGACATCTTTTCCTGCAAGGCCTTTGACTCAGATGCAGCTATAGAGCACATTAAAAAGATCTTCGACATTAAAAAGGTAGAGATAAAGCTCCTCGACAGAGGACACGAATTCCCAAAAGTTATCAGGAAAGTACATCACTTCTTGAGAAACGAACGGGCCAATATGACTGTCTAA
- the speB gene encoding agmatinase, with protein sequence MQNQFLNLTPPYSSRDQAKWFLIPAPFDASTCYRPGARFGPQAIIEASTQMELLDEELLFEPYKIGIHTTQAIEPVLDPEKMAELVREEVSKAIDQGKMVCTLGGDHSVSIGAITAFFNAFGPLNIIQFDAHLDLRESYQGSRFSHACVMRRVWDLGNPIQVGIRSFSGEELTFLKETGAKPIFAKDIFSDPQGSIDSVIKSLDKSLPTYITIDLDCLDPSVMPAVGTPEPGGMLWYTLLNFLQTIISNSNIVGFDCVELSPVPGINFPEFTAARLIYKVIGYCQKDKI encoded by the coding sequence GTGCAGAACCAATTCCTCAACCTCACACCTCCATATTCAAGCCGGGACCAAGCCAAATGGTTTTTGATCCCGGCACCTTTTGATGCATCTACGTGTTACAGACCTGGAGCACGTTTCGGGCCACAGGCCATCATTGAGGCCTCTACTCAAATGGAACTCCTGGACGAGGAATTGCTGTTTGAGCCCTACAAGATAGGTATACATACGACTCAGGCAATTGAACCTGTGCTAGACCCTGAAAAGATGGCTGAGTTGGTAAGAGAAGAGGTGTCAAAGGCCATTGACCAGGGGAAAATGGTATGTACCCTCGGGGGAGATCATTCAGTCAGCATTGGGGCAATAACTGCCTTTTTTAATGCCTTCGGACCGTTAAACATAATCCAGTTTGATGCCCATCTGGATCTAAGGGAAAGTTATCAGGGCTCTAGATTTAGCCATGCGTGTGTAATGAGAAGGGTCTGGGACCTAGGCAATCCCATTCAAGTTGGAATCAGATCATTTTCTGGAGAAGAGCTTACCTTTTTGAAAGAAACAGGGGCCAAGCCTATTTTTGCAAAGGATATATTTAGTGATCCGCAAGGTTCCATTGACTCAGTCATAAAAAGCCTGGACAAGAGCCTTCCCACCTACATTACTATCGACCTTGATTGCCTCGACCCATCTGTTATGCCTGCAGTTGGTACGCCAGAACCAGGAGGCATGTTGTGGTATACCCTTCTCAACTTCCTGCAGACGATTATTTCTAATTCTAATATTGTTGGCTTTGATTGTGTTGAACTTTCTCCAGTACCGGGTATAAATTTCCCAGAATTTACAGCAGCTCGTCTCATTTATAAAGTCATCGGTTATTGTCAAAAGGACAAAATATAA
- a CDS encoding metal ABC transporter ATP-binding protein gives MTSPTRVKGNPVVEVEHVDFFYGKHMVLEDVTFSIMPGDFLAVIGPNGSGKSTLLKLILGLLKLQKGKIHIIGKDLEHFNEWWRIGYVPQKAVHVDKIFPITVEEVVGLGRASKKNHLKWLNREDKIAVKRALKKVGMAQFSQKKLSDLSGGQQQRVFIARGIVNDPEILFLDEPTTGVDVKAQDEFYEMLQEFNKNGITIVMVTHDIAVVNKYVNKVACLNRRLVFHGTHEEFCSSKEALSLFLRDHHLVGHRH, from the coding sequence GTGACTTCTCCAACTAGAGTAAAAGGTAATCCAGTAGTAGAAGTAGAACATGTCGACTTTTTTTATGGGAAACACATGGTACTCGAAGACGTTACCTTCTCAATTATGCCAGGGGATTTTCTCGCGGTTATTGGCCCCAATGGTTCTGGGAAGAGTACACTACTTAAATTGATTTTAGGGCTTCTAAAACTCCAAAAGGGAAAAATCCACATAATAGGCAAGGACTTAGAACATTTTAATGAATGGTGGCGCATAGGATATGTACCGCAAAAGGCTGTTCATGTAGATAAAATATTCCCAATCACTGTAGAAGAAGTAGTTGGCCTTGGAAGAGCATCAAAAAAAAACCATCTAAAATGGCTAAATAGAGAAGACAAAATAGCTGTAAAAAGGGCATTGAAAAAGGTCGGTATGGCCCAATTTTCTCAGAAAAAACTCTCTGATCTTTCTGGTGGACAGCAACAACGGGTCTTTATAGCAAGGGGTATCGTGAACGATCCAGAAATATTGTTTCTTGATGAACCAACTACAGGAGTAGACGTTAAGGCCCAAGATGAATTTTACGAAATGCTCCAGGAATTCAATAAAAATGGCATCACCATCGTCATGGTTACCCACGACATAGCTGTAGTAAACAAGTATGTCAATAAAGTGGCATGTCTCAACAGACGACTGGTATTTCATGGAACCCACGAAGAATTTTGTTCTTCTAAAGAGGCACTGTCACTATTTTTAAGAGATCATCACCTTGTGGGACACCGACATTAG
- the dusB gene encoding tRNA dihydrouridine synthase DusB has translation MSETGLDYILKTVHCRPIIALAPLAGLTDHPFRKICTRFGADFAVTEMISSEALIRRVPKTLHMLKYVDEEPRTLVQIMGSSPKVMAEAAKIAEDLGAMAIDINMGCPEKRIVSQGAGSALLKDPERAVQIVKEVVKAVDLPVTVKIRLGWGHGEFQAKELVKVFENLGIKMVVIHARTRNQMFRGTPNWLALSSISQDLKIPLIANGDVVNSATFKSCLSQAKAQGVMIGRGALGRPWIFSQLNATSNEAPKEEMLHMHKDLILEHLHSIISFYGSHRAITPLRLHLSWYSKGLKGSAKFRETLTRTQSPSSMINEFEKFIV, from the coding sequence ATGTCTGAAACTGGCTTGGATTATATCTTAAAAACAGTTCATTGCCGTCCCATAATTGCCTTGGCACCACTGGCTGGTCTTACGGACCATCCCTTTAGAAAGATTTGCACGAGATTTGGGGCAGATTTTGCCGTCACTGAGATGATATCCTCTGAAGCCCTCATAAGACGAGTTCCCAAGACACTCCACATGTTAAAATATGTGGATGAGGAACCACGCACCTTGGTCCAGATTATGGGCTCTAGTCCCAAAGTCATGGCAGAGGCTGCAAAGATTGCAGAAGACCTCGGTGCCATGGCCATTGATATCAACATGGGGTGTCCTGAGAAGCGTATAGTGTCCCAAGGAGCAGGCTCAGCCCTTTTAAAGGATCCAGAACGAGCAGTACAAATTGTAAAAGAGGTAGTGAAGGCAGTCGATCTCCCTGTCACGGTGAAAATACGCCTTGGATGGGGCCATGGAGAATTTCAGGCAAAGGAGCTCGTAAAGGTATTTGAAAACCTTGGGATCAAGATGGTCGTCATTCATGCCAGGACGAGGAATCAGATGTTTAGAGGAACTCCTAATTGGCTGGCCTTGAGCTCTATTTCTCAGGATTTAAAGATCCCCTTAATCGCAAATGGTGATGTTGTCAATAGTGCCACATTCAAATCCTGCCTTTCTCAGGCAAAGGCCCAGGGTGTTATGATTGGTAGAGGGGCCCTTGGACGACCATGGATTTTTAGCCAATTAAATGCAACCTCTAATGAAGCCCCTAAGGAAGAAATGCTACATATGCACAAGGATCTAATTTTAGAGCATCTCCATTCCATCATATCCTTTTACGGTAGCCATAGGGCCATCACCCCCCTTAGGCTCCATCTTTCATGGTATTCCAAAGGCCTTAAGGGGAGTGCCAAATTTAGGGAGACGCTCACAAGGACTCAATCACCATCTAGTATGATCAATGAATTCGAAAAATTTATAGTGTGA
- a CDS encoding GGDEF domain-containing protein, translating into MGIRDELSGKWHFVCSHHGSEQSHLIDTAKAIVERNRQRGGFKIETIKTSMGVIKLIVLRKRELFSADELGIIERGVKILTNTLERVFYFEILYRQSRMDALTGLANRRVFEEKIEELMTSSSRYGFPISLAILDLDNFKEINDSLGHDEGDRILKKVAVVFQDMIRASDLVARLGGDEFAILLPNTGLEEAKILVERIINAVNKLDIETPFGKKLGVSVGVSQWDGKLGKEAWIKLTDDLLYAAKRAGRNCYFTL; encoded by the coding sequence TTGGGAATTAGGGATGAGTTGAGTGGCAAGTGGCATTTTGTGTGCTCACACCATGGTTCTGAACAGTCCCACCTCATAGATACCGCTAAGGCTATTGTAGAAAGAAATAGACAAAGAGGCGGTTTTAAAATTGAGACCATTAAGACCTCGATGGGGGTTATCAAGCTTATTGTTTTGCGAAAAAGAGAGCTGTTTTCTGCTGACGAGCTTGGCATTATTGAACGCGGAGTCAAGATCCTCACCAATACTCTCGAAAGGGTATTTTACTTTGAGATACTCTACAGACAGTCAAGAATGGATGCCCTCACTGGGTTGGCAAATAGAAGGGTGTTTGAGGAAAAGATTGAAGAACTCATGACAAGTAGCAGCCGTTATGGTTTTCCAATCAGTCTCGCCATACTGGACTTGGACAATTTCAAAGAGATCAATGACAGCCTTGGTCACGATGAAGGAGACCGCATATTAAAAAAGGTGGCAGTGGTATTTCAAGATATGATTCGTGCCTCAGACCTGGTTGCCAGGCTGGGGGGAGATGAATTTGCCATTTTGTTACCAAATACAGGACTTGAAGAGGCCAAAATACTTGTAGAGAGGATAATAAATGCCGTAAACAAGCTGGACATTGAGACGCCTTTTGGGAAAAAATTAGGAGTTAGTGTAGGCGTGAGTCAGTGGGATGGAAAATTGGGAAAAGAAGCCTGGATAAAACTCACAGATGACTTACTTTATGCTGCAAAACGGGCTGGTAGGAACTGTTATTTCACACTATAA